The region CCATGCCGCCGAAGGCGCCGATGGGGGCGGCGTACATGACGATCTTGATGACGCCGAACATGACGTGCGACATCGTGTCGAGGGCGCGGACGGCGGCCTGGCCGCGCTTGCCGAGCATGGTCAGCGCGCAGGCGACCAGGATGGCCAGGACCAGCACCTGGATGAGCTGGCCGTCGACGAACGCCGAGAAGAACGAATCGGGGATGGTGTGGAGGACGAAGCCGGAGAAGCCCTCGCCGCTCTCCTCCGCCTTGGCGATGGTGTCGGCCGCGTCGGCCTCGTCGAACGACATGTTCAGGCCGACGCCGGGCCGCATGATGTTCACGGTGACCAGGCCGATGGCCAGGGCGATCACGGTCAGCGCGGTGAAGTAGACCAGGGTCCGCAGGGCCAGGCCGCCCGCCTTGGCGAGGTTGCCCAGACTGGCGATGCCGACGACGACGGTACAGAAGATGGTCGGGGCGATGACGACCTTGACGAGCTTGATGAACAGGTCGGCGAGCCACCGCATCTCGGCGGCCCAGGTCGGGAAGAGCAGACCGACGGCGATGCCGAGTGCGATACCGACGAGCACCCAGAAGTACAGGTGGCGGTAGATGGGCTTCTTGGCGGGGGCGGGGCCGGAGGCGGCACCCTTCCCCGCGGTGGCGGCACGTCCGAAGGTCGGCATGGCCCCCTCCTCTGAAAGTTCTTGTGAAAGTTCTTGTGCGGCTGGTCACAGGAACTTTCACCGAGAGGCGGGCGGCAGTCGAACTTCAAACGGAAACTTAAGATTTACCTGACATTTGCTCACACACCGTGCCCGCTTACTCCGCTCTTATCCACACATCGTGACCAGGGGGCGGAGTTCGTCACGGACCGTGAGATCGGCCGCCGGCGACGCGCCGCCACGGGCCGCCGAACAGGGCCGGAACGGCGGCGACCGCCCACCGCCGCCCCGGCTCCCCGCCCCGCCGTGCCGGGCTACCGCCAGGCGTCCGCCGCCTTGCGGGCGTAGTCGGCGAACGGTGTGGCGGGGCGGCCCAGGGCGCGCTCCACCCCGTCGGCGGGTTCGGCGTTGCGGCCGTCCAGGATCTCCTCCAGCAGCCCCACCAGTCCGTGCGCCAGCTCCTCGGGGGCGCCCGCCGCCGCCATCGCCGCGACGAACTCCTCCGGCGGCACCTCCAGGAAGCGGACGTCCCTCCCGGAGACCTCGCCCACCACGCGCACCGCCTCGGCGAACGTGACCGCCTCCGGCCCGGTCAGCTCGTAGGTCGCACCCCCGTGCCCGTCCCCGGTCAGGGAGCGTGCGGCGACCAGCGCGACGTCGTCCAGGTCCACGAACGGCTCGGGGACGTCGGGCACCGGCAGCGGGAGGGCGCCCCCCAGCAGCGGGGGCAGGAAGAAGCTCTCCGAGAAGTCCTGGGCGAACACCGAGCAGCGCAGCACGGTCGTGCCGGGGAACGCCGCGCGGACCATGTCCTCGGCGTCCCGCGCCCCCTTCTCGCCCCGCCCGGACAGCAGCGCCATCCGGCGGACCCCGGCCCGTGCGGCGCGTTCGGCGAACGCCGCCACCGTTCCGGCGGCGCCGGGGAACGCCAGGTCGGGGTGGTAGCAGAGGTAGACGCCGGTGGCCCCGTCCAGGGCGGCGTCCCAGGTGGAGGTGTCGTGCCAGTCGAAGCGCGGCTCCCCGGACCGGGAGGCGACCCGGGTCCGGACCCCGGCCTCGGAGAGGAGGGCGTGGACGCGGCGTCCGGTCATCCCGGTGCCGCCGGTGAGGAGGATGTGCTCGGTGCTCGTGTTCTCGTTCATGGTCCGAGTCCACCAGTCCGGAGCCGGACGGAACATGGTCCGGATACCGGAAGGCATAAGAGATCGTCTACCATAGGGTCGGGTCATGGATCCGCTCTCCCACCTCCTGGACGGACCCCGGGCCCGGGGCGCCTTCACCCTGCGCGTCGTCATGCGCCCCCCGTGGGGCATCCGGCTGCTGGACCGCTCCGCCCTCACCCTGGCCGTGGTCACCTCCGGGGACGTGTGGGTGGACGTCGGCGACGGCGGCGCCCGGGCCACGGCCGGGGACGTGCTCCTCGTGCGCGGGCCCGAGCCCTACACGCTCTCCGACCGGGGCGGGCGCGCCCCCACGATCACCGTCCACCCCGGGCAGCGCTGTGTGGCGGCCGACGGCCAGGAGGTGCACCTGAGCATGCTCCACGGCGTCGGGACGTGGGGGAACGACCCCGACGGGCCCGACACCCTGATCGTCGGCGCCTACGAGGACGACAGCGAGGTCGGCCGGCTGGCGCTGTCCGCGCTGCCCCGCCTGGCGGTGCTGCCGGGCGAGCGCGTCGACCCGGCCCTGGTGTCCCTGCTGTCCAGGGAGATCACCAGCGACCGCGTCGCCCAGTCCGGGCTCAACGACCGGCTGCTGGACTGCCTGCTGGTGATGGCCGTCCGCGCCTGGATCGAGGACGCGCCCGACCACGCCCCGAGCTGGCTCAACGCCCGCCACGACCCGGTGGTGGCCCGTGCCCTGGACCTCGTCCACGAACGCCCGGCGGACCCGTGGACCCTCGCGGGCCTGGCCCGCGCCTGCGCGGTCTCGCGCTCCACCCTGGCCGACCGCTTCCAGCGCGCCGTGGGCACCCCGCCTATGACCTACCTGCGCACGTGGCGCCTCACCCTCGCCGGCGACCTCCTCACGGCCCGCCCCGACCTCGGCCTGGAGGCCGTCGCCGCCCGTGTCGGCTACGGCAGCGCCTTCGCCTTCAGCGCCGCCTTCAAGCACCACACTGGACGCAGCCCCTCCCACTACCGCGCCCCGGCCCCCGCCCCCTGACCCGGCCCGCCCCGGTCGGGCGCGCGGCGGGCCCGCCGGGCTAGGTTGGTGTCCGGGCCCGCCGACCGGGCGGGTCGCACGACCCCATGGGGAGGCGCCTCCGTTGACCGACAGGACCCAGGCCTTCGACCGGCTCACCGACGACTACCGGCG is a window of Nocardiopsis changdeensis DNA encoding:
- a CDS encoding NmrA family transcriptional regulator — protein: MNENTSTEHILLTGGTGMTGRRVHALLSEAGVRTRVASRSGEPRFDWHDTSTWDAALDGATGVYLCYHPDLAFPGAAGTVAAFAERAARAGVRRMALLSGRGEKGARDAEDMVRAAFPGTTVLRCSVFAQDFSESFFLPPLLGGALPLPVPDVPEPFVDLDDVALVAARSLTGDGHGGATYELTGPEAVTFAEAVRVVGEVSGRDVRFLEVPPEEFVAAMAAAGAPEELAHGLVGLLEEILDGRNAEPADGVERALGRPATPFADYARKAADAWR
- a CDS encoding AraC family transcriptional regulator, translated to MDPLSHLLDGPRARGAFTLRVVMRPPWGIRLLDRSALTLAVVTSGDVWVDVGDGGARATAGDVLLVRGPEPYTLSDRGGRAPTITVHPGQRCVAADGQEVHLSMLHGVGTWGNDPDGPDTLIVGAYEDDSEVGRLALSALPRLAVLPGERVDPALVSLLSREITSDRVAQSGLNDRLLDCLLVMAVRAWIEDAPDHAPSWLNARHDPVVARALDLVHERPADPWTLAGLARACAVSRSTLADRFQRAVGTPPMTYLRTWRLTLAGDLLTARPDLGLEAVAARVGYGSAFAFSAAFKHHTGRSPSHYRAPAPAP